The genomic region CCGTCACGCCCATCGAGACCGACGGTCAGCGGATCGCCCTGCGCTGCGGCACGCTGGAGGCCCGCCGGCTGCGGCACTCCATCGAGACGTACGGCTATCGGCTGGTCGAGCCCGACGGGCACCGGATGCTGCCGGAGAAGCTGGCCGCGTACGACATCGCCGGTCCGGCCGTCGGTGAGCTGATCCGCGTCGGGCACCTGGACGTCGACGGACGCCGCGTCACCCGCGACGAGGTGAGCGTGCCCCGGCCGGGACAGCGGTTCGCTTTTGTGATGGACACCGGCCTCTGCGACGGGGTCTACGCCCTCGCCGAGCACGCCGACCTGCTGGTCATCGAGTCGACATTCCTGGAGTCGGAGGCCGCGCTCGCCGCCGAGGTCGGCCACCTGACCGCGGCGCAGGCCGCGAAGGTGGCCACCGAGTCCGGGGTACGCAGGCTGGTGCTCACGCACTTCTCCCAGCGCTACTCCGACCCGCGCCGGTTCCACGACGAGGCGCGGGCGCACTTCGACGGCGATCTGATCATCGCCGAGGATCTGACCACCGTGCAGGTGCCACCGCGCCGGGTAGCCTCGGCGGAGTGACCGTCACGCTCCGTCCCGCGACCGGTGATGACCTGATGGGGGTGGGCGTCCTGCACCAGCGCTCCCGGGTCGCCGCGTACTCCTCGTTCGTCCCGGCCGAGGCGCTTGCCGAACCGACGGGTGAGGCGATGGGCGCGTACTGGACCGAGCGGCGGAGATGGGAGCGGGACACCCACCGACTGACCGTCGCGGAGCGTGCCGGGGCGCTTGTGGGGTTCAGCTACCTGGGCCCGGACGACGAGGACGACCCGGCGACGGGGCTGCTCAACGCCATCCACCTGGACCCGGCCGAGCAGGGCCGGGGCGTGGGCCGGGCGCTGATGGTGGACGCCTTGGACGCCATGCGGGCGCGGGGCTGGCAGCGGGCGGTGCTCTGGGTGCTGCGCGACAACGCGCACGCCCGCGCGTTCTACGAGCGCGGCGGGTGGGTGCCGACGGGCGCGCAGCGCGAGGAGTACATCGGCATCGCCCCCACGCCGCAGCTCCGCTACGCCCGCCGCCTGTGACGTGCAAGGAAGGGCACCTTATTAACGCCTCCGGTTGTACAGGGGGCCCTTGCTAACAGTGCGTCGCCGCCAGATGCTTGGTGCTGCTGCCGACTCCCGGCCGCCGAAGGACTGCGGCCGGGAGCGCGTTTGTTAATAGGGGGCCCGTGCTCTACACGAGGCGTTAATAAGGTGCCCTTCCTTGCGACCTAGTGGGCGCCCAGGTGGGCCAGGAGATCCTGGCGGGTGAGGACGCCCTTGGGCTTGCCGTCGACGAGGACCAGCGCGGCGTCGGACTTCTCCAGCAAGCCGACTGCCTCGCTCACCGGCTGACCGCCACCGATCATCGGCAGCGGGTCGCCCATGTGCCGCTCGATGGTGTCGTGCAGGTGGGCCTGGCCGGTGAACAGCGCGTCGAGCAGGTCACGCTCGGCGATCGAGCCGGCCACCTCACCGGTCACCACCGGCGGCTCGGCCTTGAGCACCGGCAACTGCGAGACGCCGTACTCGCGCATGTAGTCGATCGCGTCGCGGACCGTCTCGGTCGGGTGGACGTGCACCAGCTCGGGCAGCCCGCCCGGCTTGCTGGCCAGCGCGTCGGCCACCGTGGGCTCAGCACCGGAGTTGTCGAGGAAGCCGTACCGGGCCATCCACGAGTCGTTGAAGATCTTCGAGAGGTAGCCGCGGCCGCCGTCGGGCAGCAGCACAACCACCACGTCGTCCGGGCCGGCCTTGCGGGCCACCTCCAGCGCGGCGACCACCGCCATCCCGCAGGAACCGCCGACCAGCAGCCCTTCCTCGCGGGCCAGCCGCCGGGTCATCTCGAAGGACGCCTTGTCGGAGACCTCGACGATCTCGTCAGCCACACCCCGGTCGTACGTCTCCGGCCAGAAGTCCTCGCCGACGCCCTCCACGAGGTACGGCCGGCCGGTGCCGCCGGAGTAGACCGAACCCTCCGGGTCGGCCCCGATGACCTTCACCCGGCCGTCGGACGCCTCCTTGAGGTACCTGCCGATGCCGGAGATCGTGCCGCCGGTGCCCACCCCGGTCACGAAGTGGGTGAGCCCACCCTCGGTCTGCTTCCACAGCTCCGGGCCGGTGGTCTCGTAGTGCGAGCGCGGGTTCGCCGGGTTGCTGTACTGGTCGGGCTTCCAGGCGCCGGGGATCTCCCGGGTCAGCCGGTCGGAGACGTTGTAGTAGGAACGCGGGTCCTCCGGGGCGACAGCCGTCGGGCAGACCACCACCTCGGCCCCGTACGCCCGCAGCACGTCCTGCTTGTCCTGGCTGACCTTGTCGGGGCAGACGAAGACGCACTTGTAGCCCTTGAGCTGGGCTACCAGGGCCAGCCCGACGCCGGTGTTGCCGCTGGTGGGCTCGACGATGGTGCCGCCGGGCTTGAGCAGGCCCGCCGCTTCGGCGTCCTCCACCATCCGCAGGGCGATCCGGTCCTTCACCGAGCCACCCGGGTTGACGTACTCGACCTTGGCGAGCACTGTGGCCTGGATGCCCTCGGTGACGTTACGCAGGCGTACCAGCGGGGTGTTGCCGATCATGTCGACGACATTGTCGTAGTACTGCACGGTGTGCCCTTCGTTGCGGCGCCGGCGACGGCTGCTCGGCAGACGGATCCTCGACGCCCAGGGTACGTGCTGTCAGGGCACCAACCCGCCGGGGATGACGGAGCTGCGTCGGGCCTCCCACTCCAGGAAACGCTCGGTCTCGGCGAGCACGCTGCCGGCCAGCCAGGTGACCATTACCGCGTCGTCGGCCAGCCCGAAGATCGCCAGCGGGATCTCCGGCAACAGGTCGAAGGGCGAGACGATGTACGCCGTCGCCGCGGTCATCAGGGCCAGCCGGAGGCCGCCGTCGTATTCACCACGGGTGGTGGCCCGGATCATCCGGGGCAGCGCCGCCAGCCTGGTCCCCAGCGACGGCCCGCCGCGCGCCCCCGCCGTCAGTGCCCGGGCCAGGGCCGCGAACGCCGCGCTGCGCTTCAGTGTCTTACCCATCGTTGCGCTCCTCTCCGCCGGATCAGCGTGGCGGGTCGACGCAAGTGTGGCCGGCCTGCACCCGGACAGATACCCCGTCGCGTCGGGTTCCAGGCATCCACGAGGCGTGACGACGACAGCGGCGTGCCGGTCCGGCGCGATAATGTCGCTGTATGGGGGTGGCTGGTTCTGTCGTACCCGTTGTTCCGCGCTGGCGACACGCCTTGCGGATCGCCCGCCTGGCAGCCATCGGGACTGGCGCGACCGCGGCGGCCGTGGTGGCGACCGGCGGGGTGCTGCTCGGCCAGGCCCGGCAGGCCCGACGCACCATCCCGATGGCCGAGGCCCCACCGCCACGCTGCGACGGGGTGTACGGCGCGAAGTTCCCCGGCCCGACGCTCACGATGGTCGTGCTCGGTGACTCGTCGGCTGCCGGTTACGGGGTGCACCGCCGCCGCGAGACGCCCGGCGCGTTGCTGGCCACCGGCCTGTCCCGCCGCCTGCACCGGCCGGTCCTGCTGCGCCGCTTCGCTGTGGTCGGTGCCATCTCCTCGGCGCTGCGGCACCAGGTGGAGGCTGCCCTGGAGTGCGAGCCCGACATCGCGGTCATCCTGATCGGCGGCAACGACATCACCAACCGCACGCCGCGCGGGCTGGCAGTGCGCTATCTGGTCGAGGCGGTCCGGACGCTTCGCGACGCGGGTTGCGAGGTGGTCGTGGGCACCTGCCCCGACCTGGGCGCGATCCGGCCGATCCAACCGCCGCTGCGCTGGCTGGCCCACCGGTGGAGCCGCCAGCTCGCCGCCGCCCAGACGGTCGCCGTTGTCGAGGCGGGCGGCTGGACGGTGTCCCTGGGCGACCTGTTGGGTCCACGGTTCAATGCCGAACCGCACCGGATGTTCGCCTGGGACCGGTTCCACCCGTCCGCTGAGGGGTACGCGGTCGCTGCGGCCGCCCTGCTGCCGACGATGCTCTCCGCGCTCGGCGCCGGGCAGGAACGACGGGCCACTGCGGCGCGGGGTGAGGGCGTACGGTCGCTGCCAAAGGCTGCGCAGGAGGCGGCCCGGCACGCCGGCACCGAGGTCAGTGGCACCCAGGTCCACGGCCACGACCGGGGGCCGGCCGGTCGGTGGGCGCAGCTGCGCCGGCGGGCGTTCTTCGGTGTCAACGCGGTGCCGCAGGGCGGTGCAACGTCGGACACTTCGACGGTGGAGGGACTGGCATGAACCAGCGCAGCGAGCGGCACGTGACCGACGGCCTCACTGGCCGACTGGGTCGGGCGGCGGCGCTGTCGCTGCTCGCCGGCACCGTGGGCGGTGCGGCAGTCCTCGCCGGTGAGGCGTTCGTCGCGCGACACCGGCGGTACGCCGAGCCGGAGCTGGGGCTGGCGCTGCGCGCCACGATCGGCCGGGCCGGCGGGACGCCGCTGCGGCTGGTGCTGCTCGGCGACTCGTCGGCGCTGGGCGTGGGCGTCGACAGGCTCGACGACACCATCGGCGGGCAGTTGGCAAACCTGCTCGCCGAGGGCCCGACCGGCCGTCGGGTGCACCTGTCGAGCGTCGGTGTCTCCGGGTCCCGTTCGACCGATCTGGCGACGCAGGTGGCCCGGGCCCTGCTGGGCGAGCGTCCCGACGTGGCGCTGATCCTGATCGGCGCCAACGACGCCACAGGCATGCGTCGGCCCGCTGACGCGTCGGCGTATCTGGGCGCGGCGGTGCACCGGCTGCGGGAGGCGCGGGTCGAGGTGGTGGTGGGCACCTGTCCCGACCTGGGTGCCGTACGCGCCATCGCGCCCCCGCTGCGGCAGTTGGTGGGCTGGGCCGGCCGGCGGATGGCCCGCGCGCAGACCACGGCCGTGCTGGAGGCCGGTGGCACTGTTGTCGACCTGGCCACCGAGACCGGTCCGGTGTTCCGGGCGGACGCGGGCACGCTCTGCCACGACGGCTTCCACCCGTCCGCCGACGGTTACCGGGTGTGGGCGCACGCCCTGTTGCCGGCGATCACGGCTGCGGCGGCGGTCGCCTCCCGACGCTAGATCAGCCCCGCCCAGGGTGACATTTCCCGCCGTGTCTGCTTCTTCCGCGTGATGTTACCGGCGGGTTAACGTTGGTCCATGCCGATTGAGTCGTCCCGCGACGCCGTCATCGTCGCTACCGCCCGCTCCCCCATTGGCCGGGCGCACAAGGGGTCCCTGCGCGATGTCCGCTCCGACGACCTCGCCGCGACAATCGTCCAGGCCGCCCTGGACAAGGTTCCCCAGCTCGACCCGACCACCATCGACGACATCTACCTCGGGTGCGGCCTGCCCGGTGGTGAGCAGGGCTTCAACATGGCCCGTGTGGTGGCCACGCTGCTCGGGCTCGACACCGTTCCCGGTGCCACGCTGACCCGCTACTGCGCGTCCTCGCTCCAGACCACCCGGATGGCCCTGCACGCTATCCGCGCCGGCGAGGGCGACGTGTTCGTCTCCGCAGGCGTCGAGATGGTCTCCCGGTACGCCCG from Micromonospora profundi harbors:
- a CDS encoding ribonuclease Z produces the protein MSMRELVVLGTASQTPTRQRNHNGYVLRWDDEVILFDPGEGSQRQLLHTTVTATDLTRICVTHFHGDHCLGLPGTIQRLSLDRVAQPVAVHFPAGGAEYFARLRHATSFRETAELAVTPIETDGQRIALRCGTLEARRLRHSIETYGYRLVEPDGHRMLPEKLAAYDIAGPAVGELIRVGHLDVDGRRVTRDEVSVPRPGQRFAFVMDTGLCDGVYALAEHADLLVIESTFLESEAALAAEVGHLTAAQAAKVATESGVRRLVLTHFSQRYSDPRRFHDEARAHFDGDLIIAEDLTTVQVPPRRVASAE
- a CDS encoding GNAT family N-acetyltransferase, producing MTVTLRPATGDDLMGVGVLHQRSRVAAYSSFVPAEALAEPTGEAMGAYWTERRRWERDTHRLTVAERAGALVGFSYLGPDDEDDPATGLLNAIHLDPAEQGRGVGRALMVDALDAMRARGWQRAVLWVLRDNAHARAFYERGGWVPTGAQREEYIGIAPTPQLRYARRL
- a CDS encoding cystathionine beta-synthase encodes the protein MQYYDNVVDMIGNTPLVRLRNVTEGIQATVLAKVEYVNPGGSVKDRIALRMVEDAEAAGLLKPGGTIVEPTSGNTGVGLALVAQLKGYKCVFVCPDKVSQDKQDVLRAYGAEVVVCPTAVAPEDPRSYYNVSDRLTREIPGAWKPDQYSNPANPRSHYETTGPELWKQTEGGLTHFVTGVGTGGTISGIGRYLKEASDGRVKVIGADPEGSVYSGGTGRPYLVEGVGEDFWPETYDRGVADEIVEVSDKASFEMTRRLAREEGLLVGGSCGMAVVAALEVARKAGPDDVVVVLLPDGGRGYLSKIFNDSWMARYGFLDNSGAEPTVADALASKPGGLPELVHVHPTETVRDAIDYMREYGVSQLPVLKAEPPVVTGEVAGSIAERDLLDALFTGQAHLHDTIERHMGDPLPMIGGGQPVSEAVGLLEKSDAALVLVDGKPKGVLTRQDLLAHLGAH
- a CDS encoding YkvA family protein → MGKTLKRSAAFAALARALTAGARGGPSLGTRLAALPRMIRATTRGEYDGGLRLALMTAATAYIVSPFDLLPEIPLAIFGLADDAVMVTWLAGSVLAETERFLEWEARRSSVIPGGLVP
- a CDS encoding SGNH/GDSL hydrolase family protein — encoded protein: MGVAGSVVPVVPRWRHALRIARLAAIGTGATAAAVVATGGVLLGQARQARRTIPMAEAPPPRCDGVYGAKFPGPTLTMVVLGDSSAAGYGVHRRRETPGALLATGLSRRLHRPVLLRRFAVVGAISSALRHQVEAALECEPDIAVILIGGNDITNRTPRGLAVRYLVEAVRTLRDAGCEVVVGTCPDLGAIRPIQPPLRWLAHRWSRQLAAAQTVAVVEAGGWTVSLGDLLGPRFNAEPHRMFAWDRFHPSAEGYAVAAAALLPTMLSALGAGQERRATAARGEGVRSLPKAAQEAARHAGTEVSGTQVHGHDRGPAGRWAQLRRRAFFGVNAVPQGGATSDTSTVEGLA
- a CDS encoding SGNH/GDSL hydrolase family protein; its protein translation is MNQRSERHVTDGLTGRLGRAAALSLLAGTVGGAAVLAGEAFVARHRRYAEPELGLALRATIGRAGGTPLRLVLLGDSSALGVGVDRLDDTIGGQLANLLAEGPTGRRVHLSSVGVSGSRSTDLATQVARALLGERPDVALILIGANDATGMRRPADASAYLGAAVHRLREARVEVVVGTCPDLGAVRAIAPPLRQLVGWAGRRMARAQTTAVLEAGGTVVDLATETGPVFRADAGTLCHDGFHPSADGYRVWAHALLPAITAAAAVASRR